Proteins encoded in a region of the Thermocaproicibacter melissae genome:
- a CDS encoding glycoside hydrolase family 3 C-terminal domain-containing protein has protein sequence MKTFREQAAALVAQMTLEEAASQLTYDSPAIERLNVPAYNWWNEALHGVARAGTATVFPQAIALAAIFDETEVFTMARIIAKEARAKYNMQAAAGDRDLYKGLTFWSPNINLFRDPRWGRGQETYGEDPFLTAQLGCAYVTGLQGDGPYMQAAACAKHLAAHSGPEITRHGFDAHVNAHDLWDSYLPAFEALVKKAHVAGVMGAYNRINGEPCCASPKLNALLKSWGFDGYFVGDAWALHDLYQFNPLTEGPVDTIERALPAGCDLDCGDTYLHVMEAYREGKITEKDIRTAAEHLFTIRFALGEFASDCPYRDIPFTEVDTPENNAASLRMSEKSAVLLKNDGLLPLNLDAVHTIGVIGPNANSIEVLRGNYCGEASKWETNLSGIQDYVGDKVRVLYAQGCHLYRKSVMDLAQENDRLSEACAVARLSDVVVLCLGLDPTLEGEQGDAGNEFAAGDKTDLSFPAPQQKLLKAVCESGKPVILVVNSGGAMDLRYAQKHCRAILQVWYSGAHGGTALARLLFGAVVPGGRLPVTFYQDVADLPDFDDYTMAGRTYRYYRGTPLYPFGYGLSYSKFAYRNLKTEAAKIRVGSGLTLEVEVANIGTCDADEVTQVYLRKRDAGELDPIWRLCGFCRTHLAAGETRRLSFTIPPELFYSVAADGSRSYVPGTYTVYVGGHQPDARSFELTGDQVLQTSVELL, from the coding sequence ATGAAAACATTTAGGGAACAGGCAGCTGCTTTGGTTGCGCAGATGACCCTGGAAGAAGCTGCTTCCCAATTGACCTACGACTCGCCGGCGATCGAGCGGCTGAATGTTCCAGCTTACAATTGGTGGAATGAGGCACTACACGGTGTCGCGCGGGCAGGCACCGCGACGGTTTTTCCGCAGGCAATTGCTTTGGCGGCCATATTTGATGAAACGGAAGTGTTCACAATGGCTCGCATCATCGCGAAAGAGGCGCGTGCCAAGTATAATATGCAGGCAGCTGCCGGAGACCGCGACCTCTATAAAGGTTTGACGTTTTGGTCGCCGAACATTAATCTGTTCCGTGATCCGCGCTGGGGACGCGGTCAGGAAACCTACGGCGAGGACCCGTTTCTGACCGCTCAGCTGGGCTGCGCGTATGTCACAGGCTTGCAGGGTGACGGCCCGTATATGCAGGCGGCGGCCTGCGCCAAACATCTTGCCGCGCACAGCGGTCCGGAAATCACCCGCCACGGCTTTGATGCACATGTTAATGCGCATGATCTCTGGGACAGCTATTTGCCTGCATTTGAGGCGCTGGTCAAGAAAGCGCACGTTGCGGGGGTCATGGGCGCATATAACCGAATTAACGGCGAGCCGTGCTGCGCCAGCCCGAAACTGAACGCGCTGCTCAAATCGTGGGGCTTTGACGGATATTTTGTCGGTGACGCGTGGGCACTACACGATTTATACCAATTCAATCCGCTGACCGAAGGCCCGGTAGATACCATAGAGCGCGCTCTGCCTGCCGGCTGCGACCTAGACTGCGGCGACACCTACCTGCATGTCATGGAGGCTTACCGCGAGGGGAAAATCACGGAAAAAGATATTCGCACAGCGGCAGAGCATCTGTTTACCATTCGGTTTGCGCTGGGTGAATTTGCGTCGGATTGCCCGTACCGTGATATTCCGTTTACAGAGGTCGATACACCGGAGAACAACGCGGCATCGCTGCGAATGAGTGAAAAATCTGCTGTCCTACTCAAAAACGACGGACTGCTTCCGCTCAACTTAGATGCAGTTCACACCATTGGCGTCATCGGCCCGAATGCAAACAGCATCGAAGTCCTGCGTGGCAATTACTGCGGGGAAGCCTCCAAGTGGGAAACCAATCTGAGCGGAATTCAGGACTATGTCGGAGATAAAGTACGTGTCCTGTATGCGCAGGGGTGCCATCTGTACCGAAAGAGCGTCATGGATCTTGCGCAGGAGAATGACCGCCTGAGCGAAGCCTGCGCGGTGGCACGCCTTTCCGATGTAGTGGTGCTTTGCCTTGGACTGGACCCCACTCTGGAGGGCGAGCAGGGCGATGCCGGAAATGAATTTGCGGCGGGGGATAAAACGGATCTTTCGTTCCCTGCACCGCAGCAAAAGCTTTTGAAAGCGGTCTGCGAAAGCGGAAAACCGGTCATACTGGTCGTTAACAGCGGCGGCGCGATGGACCTGCGTTACGCACAGAAACATTGCCGTGCGATTCTGCAGGTTTGGTACAGCGGCGCACATGGCGGTACGGCACTGGCACGGCTGCTGTTCGGCGCGGTAGTGCCCGGCGGACGGCTGCCGGTTACCTTTTATCAGGATGTAGCGGACCTCCCTGACTTTGATGACTACACAATGGCAGGGCGCACCTACCGTTATTACCGCGGCACGCCGTTATATCCGTTCGGGTATGGACTTTCTTACTCGAAATTTGCCTATCGGAACCTAAAAACCGAAGCAGCGAAAATCCGTGTAGGCAGCGGTTTAACACTGGAAGTGGAAGTTGCAAACATCGGCACATGCGACGCAGATGAGGTAACGCAGGTGTATCTGCGAAAGCGTGACGCAGGGGAGCTGGATCCCATCTGGCGCTTGTGCGGTTTCTGCCGCACGCACCTTGCCGCAGGGGAAACCCGTCGACTGTCGTTTACGATTCCGCCGGAACTGTTCTACAGCGTCGCGGCGGACGGAAGCCGTTCGTATGTACCGGGTACCTATACCGTGTACGTTGGAGGGCATCAGCCGGATGCGCGCAGTTTTGAGCTGACCGGCGACCAAGTACTGCAGACCAGTGTGGAGTTGCTCTAA
- a CDS encoding ABC-2 transporter permease yields MSRLLKKEFRLSASLLSYLFIAFGVMTLIPGYPILLGAFFVSFGIFQSFQTAREANDILYSALLPISKADIVRGKFLFCIFIEMFGFAVMVIMTMLRMTVLADAVVYRNNALMNANLIFLGFALLIFGCFNAIFICGFFKTAYNYGKPFIIYLIVFLLSLV; encoded by the coding sequence ATGAGCAGGCTGCTAAAAAAGGAATTCAGGCTCAGCGCATCACTTTTATCTTATTTGTTCATTGCCTTTGGCGTAATGACTCTTATTCCCGGTTATCCGATTCTTTTGGGTGCATTCTTTGTAAGCTTTGGTATTTTTCAGTCATTTCAGACCGCCAGAGAGGCTAACGATATTCTATATTCGGCACTTCTTCCCATATCGAAGGCTGATATCGTTAGAGGCAAATTTTTATTTTGTATTTTTATTGAGATGTTCGGCTTTGCTGTTATGGTTATCATGACCATGTTGCGCATGACGGTATTAGCTGATGCGGTTGTTTACAGAAATAATGCCTTAATGAATGCAAACCTCATTTTTCTGGGATTCGCATTGCTGATTTTCGGATGTTTTAATGCTATCTTCATTTGTGGATTTTTTAAGACTGCTTACAACTATGGGAAACCGTTTATTATTTATTTAATTGTTTTTTTATTATCATTGGTATAG